In Pseudochaenichthys georgianus chromosome 6, fPseGeo1.2, whole genome shotgun sequence, a single window of DNA contains:
- the LOC117447778 gene encoding CD81 antigen-like — protein sequence MVVAGCTKCIKYMLFFFNFIFWLAGGVILAVALWLRHDSQTSNLLILQFEGQQAPGTFYISVYILIAVGAVMMLVGFLGCYGAIQESQCLLGTFFFFLIILFACEVAAAMWGFMNKDTISKELINFYDSAYIKAVDVSGSPSKDSAIKVLEVFHSTLDCCGKGDDTALFKQVVGTLCPRKTQEDFLKSQSCHYKLIELFSEKLYLIGLAALVVAVIMIFEMIFTMVLCCGIRNSPGVY from the exons ATGGTTGTGGCGGGCTGCACAAAATGCATCAAATACATGTTATTTTTCTTTAACTTTATTTTCTGG CTGGCCGGAGGTGTGATCTTAGCAGTGGCCCTGTGGCTCCGCCATGACAGTCAGACCAGCAACCTCCTCATCCTACAGTTTGAAGGCCAACAGGCTCCGGGCACCTTCTACATCA GTGTGTACATACTGATAGCTGTGGGGGCTGTGATGATGCTTGTGGGCTTCCTCGGTTGTTACGGTGCCATTCAGGAATCTCAGTGCCTGTTGGGGACT TTCTTCTTCTTTTTGATCATCCTCTTCGCTTGTGAAGTGGCTGCAGCGATGTGGGGTTTCATGAACAAGGACACG ATCTCCAAGGAACTGATCAATTTCTACGACTCTGCATACATCAAAGCTGTGGACGTCTCCGGCTCTCCCAGCAAAGACTCTGCCATCAAGGTGCTGGAGGTTTTCCACTCTACG CTCGACTGCTGCGGTAAAGGAGACGACACCGCTCTGTTCAAACAAGTCGTCGGCACCTTGTGTCCCAGAAAGACTCAGGAAGATTTTCTGAAATCTCAG agctgtcactaTAAGCTGATCGAGCTGTTCTCAGAGAAGCTCTACCTGATCGGTCTGGCTGCCTTGGTGGTTGCTGTTATCATG ATCTTCGAGATGATCTTCACcatggtgctgtgctgcggcaTCCGGAACAGCCCGGGGGTTTATTAG